From the Montipora capricornis isolate CH-2021 chromosome 2, ASM3666992v2, whole genome shotgun sequence genome, one window contains:
- the LOC138031385 gene encoding uncharacterized protein isoform X2 gives MAAITRRRVGRPKLPGSLKSIRLRESVFNLWRDRKETLGLSQRTDSEFAEFLLHRGRSNTIHESAEVNLSLSCEEDNDTNPVPLFSTPIRANLAGESHSSCVDVTGISDLGKQREPDPGHSRSKLFDQTNNSFTGNPFSAGGFAIDDSLSEEDSDVSVEPTCIFDDHPFPDLEQTVNIIVEDLNRSDTSSDELSDDHSDYDEWHLDSYGSPEHPDVTQLFGENMDISSEEDERTLTMVDPSYAAEDDSSCVPTAAVAPCVVSEAPQPYYIHADDDTNHICGAAGSPTVTEALEQEVSMPQPEETTKPAEKHQAEILKKLEDAFQQLTSKGDLETFLALHSRMRVMVSINKLVELSEDKCALCGEGLHFKEEVKTIGSRVEIIRKCKNGHCQKWVSSEVLGVKNNVEFFLNDSLFAAAIIISGNNYSKFTLLCKALGLSIISRNTFTRFQKHCAAPVVKEIWDEMNSLITGILQQYDDLCLCGDGRNDSPGHSARYCVYTLMEHASKVVVDMAVVDKRETGGNSVVMEKEGLRRLLEKMASVLPFSELATDASSSIMKLVRDMKEKFPQLVELFHSLDIWHKAKKLSKCLHQAAHRRGCETLKEWIDDIVNHFWFCCQSCDGSVDELKETWFGVLHHVCGEHEWAGGACKHSPDETGTSGKTYLAKSSKALTALREVVLDKKWLNNLEFYVRFRHTSVLESYNSMLTKYAPKRMAFEYPYFIMRIMLAAIDHNMHLSRGKQVGIGVWVSKNMGFYETVLFFSGNTHSFNTRN, from the exons ATGGCGGCCATTACACGCCGTCGTGTTGGAAGACCAAAGTTGCCTGGCTCTTTGAAGTCGATTCGGTTGAGGGAATCTGTTTTTAATCTCTGGAGGGATAGAAAAGAAACTCTGGGACTTTCACAACGCACAGACAGTGAGTTTGCAGAATTCCTGTTACATCGTGGAAG ATCAAACACCATTCATGAATCTGCAGAGGTAAATTTATCTCTGTCTTGTGAAGAAGATAATGATACAA ATCCAGTTCCCTTGTTTTCTACTCCCATTCGTGCAAATCTTGCTGGTGAGTCACACTCAAGTTGTGTTGATGTCACGGGGATATCGGACTTGGGGAAACAGAGAGAACCAGATCCAGGGCATTCAAGAAGTAAACTGTTTGACCAGACCAATAACAGTTTCACTGGCAACCCATTCTCTGCTGGTGGGTTTGCAATTGATGACAGCCTATCTGAAGAAGACTCTGATGTATCAGTTGagcctacatgtatttttgaTGATCATCCTTTTCCTGACTTGGAGCAAAC AGTGAACATCATTGTGGAAGATCTTAACAGGAGTGACACATCCAGTGATGAACTCAGCGATGACCACAGTGATTATGACGAATGGCATCTTGATAGCTATGGCAGTCCTGAGCATCCTGATGTTACACAGCTGTTTGGTGAAAA CATGGATATCAGCAGTGAGGAAGATGAAAGAACCCTTACAATGGTTGATCCTTCTTATGCTGCTGAAGATGATTCCAGCTGTGTTCCTACTGCTGCTGTAGCCCCTTGTGTTGTGTCTGAAGCCCCTCAACCTTACTACATACATGCAGATGATGATACCAACCATATTTGTGGCGCTGCTGGAAGTCCGACGGTCACCGAGGCCCTTGAACAAGAAGTAAGCATGCCCCAGCCAGAGGAAACTACCAAACCAGCAGAGAAACATCAAGCTGAAATTCTTAAGAAGCTAGAGGATGCTTTCCAGCAGCTTACTAGCAAAGGTGATCTCGAAACATTCTTAGCCCTTCACTCACGAATGAGAGTTATGGTCTCCATCAATAAGCTTGTGGAACTTTCGGAAGACAAATGTGCCCTCTGTGGTGAGGGACTTCATTTTAAGGAAGAGGTGAAGACCATTGGGTCCAGGGTTGAAATCATTCGCAAATGCAAGAATGGACATTGCCAGAAATGGGTGTCATCAGAAGTCTTAGGAGTGAAGAACAATGTAGAGTTTTTCCTGAATGATTCCCTATTTGCAGCAGCAATAATCATTTCTGGGAATAACTATAGCAAATTTACCCTGTTATGTAAAGCCCTTGGATTAAGTATTATCAGCAGGAACACATTTACAAGATTCCAGAAGCACTGTGCAGCCCCTGTGGTTAAGGAGATTTGGGATGAAATGAACTCTTTGATAACTGGTATTCTTCAACAGTATGACGACTTGTGTTTGTGTGGTGATGGCAGGAATGACTCTCCAGGACACAGTGCAAGGTACTGTGTCTACACGCTAATGGAGCATGCCAGCAAAGTAGTTGTGGACATGGCAGTTGTAGATAAAAGGGAGACAGGGGGCAACTCTGTTGTCATGGAGAAAGAAGGTTTGAGACGACTTCTGGAGAAGATGGCTAGTGTCCTCCCCTTCAGTGAGCTTGCAACAGATGCTTCTTCATCAATTATGAAGCTTGTGCGTGATATGAAAG AGAAATTTCCACAGTTGGTGGAACTGTTTCACTCTCTTGATATTTGGCACAAGGCAAAGAAGCTGAGCAAGTGTCTTCATCAA gCTGCTCACAGAAGAGGATGTGAAACTCTGAAAGAGTGGATCGATGACATTGTCAACCACTTCTGGTTTTGCTGTCAAAGTTGTGATGGTAGTGTGGATGAACTGAAG gaAACTTGGTTTGGTGTTCTTCACCATGTTTGTGGCGAACATGAATGGGCTGGAGGAGCCTGCAAGCATTCCCCTGATGAAACAGGAACTTCGGGAAAGACATATTTGGCGAAGTCTTCGAAAGCTTTAACAGCTCTCAGGGAGGTTGTTTTGGACAAGAAGTGGCTCAACAACTTGGAGTTTTATGTTAGGTTCAG GCACACAAGTGTATTGGAGAGCTACAATAGCATGCTCACGAAATATGCTCCAAAGCGCATGGCATTTGA aTATCCCTACTTTATCATGAGGATAATGTTAGCTGCTATTGATCATAACATGCATCTCTCAAGAGGGAAGCAG GTGGGCATTGGTGTTTGGGTTAGTAAGAACATGGGATTTTACGAGACAGTTCTCTTTTTCAGTGGTAACACACACAGTTTTAATACCAGGAATTAA
- the LOC138032360 gene encoding uncharacterized protein, producing MEVDESITNDESQQRNVYGSLIDPEERENSEASEDLPAPEVRCSCNGACARRSGRGSCSCKATNQNCTSNCLCNKAKCKNKASEAAEAEQVNTPVDPDGQVQLFNEVQSSATQIEEFVSTLTRQDIEYLLRNVLAMGRGSLDFAKKLLDEKNAPPPPPPSPGNNSSPEWCRCGVCRPMPSDQENLCCKRVNCITRFQVFNNICLDRDILEVCIKARCDIRADDFNFSMESFRKAAYRQYILWKYGKLGRGNRRVVPSCAVLSIRHAYPSPDGRYMGFRSS from the exons ATGGAAGTGGATGAATCTATTACCAACGATGAATCCCAGCAGAGAAATGTTTACGGGTCGTTGATTGATCCAGAAGAACGTGAAAACTCTGAAGCCTCCGAG GACTTACCTGCTCCAGAAGTGCGCTGTTCATGTAATGGTGCGTGTGCACGGAGATCTGGCCGAGGTTCGTGTTCGTGCAAGGCGACTAACCAAAACTGCACTTCGAATTGCCTTTGCAATAAAGCGAAATGCAAAAACAAG GCAAGTGAGGCGGCGGAGGCTGAACAAGTAAATACGCCAGTAGATCCTGATGGACAAGTGCAGTTATTCAACGAGGTGCAGTCCTCGGCAACACAAATAGAG GAATTTGTGTCAACCCTTACTAGACAGGATATAGAGTACCTCCTCAGGAATGTTCTGGCAATGGGAAGAGGGAGTTTGGACTTTGCAAAGAAGCTGCTAGATGAAAAAAATGCACCACCACCACCTCCCCCAAGCCCAGGCAACAACAGTTCTCCAGAGTGGTGCAGGTGTGGAGTTTGCAGGCCTATGCCCAGTGACCAGGAAAATCTCTGTTGCAAAAGGGTTAACTGCATAACTCGTTTCCAGGTTTTCAACAATATTTGCCTTGACAGAGATATTTTAGAAGTATGTATTAAGGCTCGCTGCGACATCAGAGCAGATGATTTCAATTTTTCGATGGAAAGTTTTCGAAAAGCAGCATACAGACAATATATTCTATGGAAATATGGAAAACTTGGTCGGGGAAACAGGAGAGTTGTTCCATCCTGTGCAGTTTTGTCAATACGACATGCATATCCTTCCCCAGATGGACGATACATGGGCTTTCGAAGCAGCTGA
- the LOC138031385 gene encoding uncharacterized protein isoform X1, which yields MAAITRRRVGRPKLPGSLKSIRLRESVFNLWRDRKETLGLSQRTDSEFAEFLLHRGRSNTIHESAEVNLSLSCEEDNDTNPVPLFSTPIRANLAGESHSSCVDVTGISDLGKQREPDPGHSRSKLFDQTNNSFTGNPFSAGGFAIDDSLSEEDSDVSVEPTCIFDDHPFPDLEQTVNIIVEDLNRSDTSSDELSDDHSDYDEWHLDSYGSPEHPDVTQLFGENMDISSEEDERTLTMVDPSYAAEDDSSCVPTAAVAPCVVSEAPQPYYIHADDDTNHICGAAGSPTVTEALEQEVSMPQPEETTKPAEKHQAEILKKLEDAFQQLTSKGDLETFLALHSRMRVMVSINKLVELSEDKCALCGEGLHFKEEVKTIGSRVEIIRKCKNGHCQKWVSSEVLGVKNNVEFFLNDSLFAAAIIISGNNYSKFTLLCKALGLSIISRNTFTRFQKHCAAPVVKEIWDEMNSLITGILQQYDDLCLCGDGRNDSPGHSARYCVYTLMEHASKVVVDMAVVDKRETGGNSVVMEKEGLRRLLEKMASVLPFSELATDASSSIMKLVRDMKEKFPQLVELFHSLDIWHKAKKLSKCLHQAAHRRGCETLKEWIDDIVNHFWFCCQSCDGSVDELKETWFGVLHHVCGEHEWAGGACKHSPDETGTSGKTYLAKSSKALTALREVVLDKKWLNNLEFYVRFRHTSVLESYNSMLTKYAPKRMAFEYPYFIMRIMLAAIDHNMHLSRGKQVNAAGDARGHRKYSKHTQKFHAEIVKEEKSYSYFPFMMAKMLKERCLLEGSFSQPTDDNLFNPKQIAPTIGMKAAPSTEELLKGPSRLSKPGLSS from the exons ATGGCGGCCATTACACGCCGTCGTGTTGGAAGACCAAAGTTGCCTGGCTCTTTGAAGTCGATTCGGTTGAGGGAATCTGTTTTTAATCTCTGGAGGGATAGAAAAGAAACTCTGGGACTTTCACAACGCACAGACAGTGAGTTTGCAGAATTCCTGTTACATCGTGGAAG ATCAAACACCATTCATGAATCTGCAGAGGTAAATTTATCTCTGTCTTGTGAAGAAGATAATGATACAA ATCCAGTTCCCTTGTTTTCTACTCCCATTCGTGCAAATCTTGCTGGTGAGTCACACTCAAGTTGTGTTGATGTCACGGGGATATCGGACTTGGGGAAACAGAGAGAACCAGATCCAGGGCATTCAAGAAGTAAACTGTTTGACCAGACCAATAACAGTTTCACTGGCAACCCATTCTCTGCTGGTGGGTTTGCAATTGATGACAGCCTATCTGAAGAAGACTCTGATGTATCAGTTGagcctacatgtatttttgaTGATCATCCTTTTCCTGACTTGGAGCAAAC AGTGAACATCATTGTGGAAGATCTTAACAGGAGTGACACATCCAGTGATGAACTCAGCGATGACCACAGTGATTATGACGAATGGCATCTTGATAGCTATGGCAGTCCTGAGCATCCTGATGTTACACAGCTGTTTGGTGAAAA CATGGATATCAGCAGTGAGGAAGATGAAAGAACCCTTACAATGGTTGATCCTTCTTATGCTGCTGAAGATGATTCCAGCTGTGTTCCTACTGCTGCTGTAGCCCCTTGTGTTGTGTCTGAAGCCCCTCAACCTTACTACATACATGCAGATGATGATACCAACCATATTTGTGGCGCTGCTGGAAGTCCGACGGTCACCGAGGCCCTTGAACAAGAAGTAAGCATGCCCCAGCCAGAGGAAACTACCAAACCAGCAGAGAAACATCAAGCTGAAATTCTTAAGAAGCTAGAGGATGCTTTCCAGCAGCTTACTAGCAAAGGTGATCTCGAAACATTCTTAGCCCTTCACTCACGAATGAGAGTTATGGTCTCCATCAATAAGCTTGTGGAACTTTCGGAAGACAAATGTGCCCTCTGTGGTGAGGGACTTCATTTTAAGGAAGAGGTGAAGACCATTGGGTCCAGGGTTGAAATCATTCGCAAATGCAAGAATGGACATTGCCAGAAATGGGTGTCATCAGAAGTCTTAGGAGTGAAGAACAATGTAGAGTTTTTCCTGAATGATTCCCTATTTGCAGCAGCAATAATCATTTCTGGGAATAACTATAGCAAATTTACCCTGTTATGTAAAGCCCTTGGATTAAGTATTATCAGCAGGAACACATTTACAAGATTCCAGAAGCACTGTGCAGCCCCTGTGGTTAAGGAGATTTGGGATGAAATGAACTCTTTGATAACTGGTATTCTTCAACAGTATGACGACTTGTGTTTGTGTGGTGATGGCAGGAATGACTCTCCAGGACACAGTGCAAGGTACTGTGTCTACACGCTAATGGAGCATGCCAGCAAAGTAGTTGTGGACATGGCAGTTGTAGATAAAAGGGAGACAGGGGGCAACTCTGTTGTCATGGAGAAAGAAGGTTTGAGACGACTTCTGGAGAAGATGGCTAGTGTCCTCCCCTTCAGTGAGCTTGCAACAGATGCTTCTTCATCAATTATGAAGCTTGTGCGTGATATGAAAG AGAAATTTCCACAGTTGGTGGAACTGTTTCACTCTCTTGATATTTGGCACAAGGCAAAGAAGCTGAGCAAGTGTCTTCATCAA gCTGCTCACAGAAGAGGATGTGAAACTCTGAAAGAGTGGATCGATGACATTGTCAACCACTTCTGGTTTTGCTGTCAAAGTTGTGATGGTAGTGTGGATGAACTGAAG gaAACTTGGTTTGGTGTTCTTCACCATGTTTGTGGCGAACATGAATGGGCTGGAGGAGCCTGCAAGCATTCCCCTGATGAAACAGGAACTTCGGGAAAGACATATTTGGCGAAGTCTTCGAAAGCTTTAACAGCTCTCAGGGAGGTTGTTTTGGACAAGAAGTGGCTCAACAACTTGGAGTTTTATGTTAGGTTCAG GCACACAAGTGTATTGGAGAGCTACAATAGCATGCTCACGAAATATGCTCCAAAGCGCATGGCATTTGA aTATCCCTACTTTATCATGAGGATAATGTTAGCTGCTATTGATCATAACATGCATCTCTCAAGAGGGAAGCAGGTAAATGCAGCTGGTGATGCACGTGGTCACAGGAAATATTCCAAACACACCCAAAAATTCCATGCTGAGATTGTTAAAGAAGAGAAGAGCTACAGCTATTTTCCTTTCATGATGGCCAAGATGCTCAAGGAGCGTTGTCTTTTAGAGGGGAGCTTTTCACAGCCAACAGATGACAACCTCTTTAATCCCAAACAGATAGCCCCTACAATTGGAATGAAGGCAGCACCATCCACAGAGGAGTTACTTAAGGGTCCTTCACGCCTGTCCAAACCTGGTCTTTCTAGTTAA